A genomic segment from Zonotrichia albicollis isolate bZonAlb1 chromosome 21, bZonAlb1.hap1, whole genome shotgun sequence encodes:
- the ASB6 gene encoding ankyrin repeat and SOCS box protein 6, whose protein sequence is MPFLHGFRRIVLEYQPLVDELLGLLATPETEGQSSLESSACLDSDNSQLSAVRRVLERETHSPFYQEGVSYALLKVTELGLVPAAEILLEFGADLSFEDPVTYYTPLHVAVLRNQPDVVELLVQHGADINRRDRIHESSPLDLASEEPERLPCLERLLQLGADVNAADKNGKTALLHALASSDSGQIHNTDSIRLLLEGGADVRAATRDGDTVFTYVIYLLGEMAYSYTEEEAEAIERFCFRVTQLLLAHGANPSQCPASESLTHFCFKSFKDYFPLLRLLLESGAAYNCSLHGPSCWSGFHITFEHLCWHFSRFNDETFTSDLMQKAQTLLELMMASSQAIQLPSNFEVNTSSCRFHREKVQTLFCSVKQMEGSPQALKHLCRVFIRQRLKPWPVGDKIKALPLPDRLKWYLLIDHTAAGHEDL, encoded by the exons ATGCCTTTCTTGCACGGCTTCCGCAGGATCGTCCTGGAGTACCAGCCCCTGGTGGAtgagctcctggggctgctggccaCGCCTGAAACCGAAGGGCAGAGCTCTCTGGAGAG ctctgcctgcctggacAGTGACAACAGCCAGCTCTCAGCTGTGAGAAGAGTCCTGGAGAGGGAGACCCACTCCCCGTTTTATCAGGAAGGTGTGAGCTATGCTCTGCTGAAGGTCACCGAGCTGGGGCTCGTCCCAGCTGCAGAAATCCTCCTGGAATTTGGTGCTGACCTCAGCTTTGAAG ACCCAGTGACGTACTACACGCCCCTGCACGTGGCGGTGCTGCGCAACCAGCCGGACGTGGTGGAGCTCCTGGTGCAGCACGGCGCCGACATCAACCGCAGGGACCGG ATCCATGAGAGCAGTCCCCTGGACCTGGCCAGCGAGGAGCCCGAGCGGTTGCCATGCCTGGagcggctgctgcagctgggggccgACGTCAACGCTGCTGACAAGAACG GGAAGACAGCACTGCTGCATGCCCTGGCCAGCAGTGACAGTGGCCAGATCCACAACACCGACAGCATCCGTCTCCTGCTGGAAGGAG GCGCAGATGTCAGGGCTGCCACCAGAGATGGTGACACTGTCTTCACCTATGTCATCTACCTGCTGGGAGAGATGGCGTACAGCTACACCGAGGAGGAGGCCGAGGCCATCGAGCGCTTCTGCTTCCGCGTCacgcagctgctgctggcccacGGTGCCAAccccagccagtgcccagcCTCGGAGTCCCTCACACACTTCTGCTTCAAAAGCTTCAAAGACTATTTCCCCCTGCTGCGCCTCTTGCTGGAGTCAGGTGCTGCCTACAACTGCTCCCTGCACGGTCCCTCGTGCTGGTCCGGCTTCCACATCACCTTTGAGCACCTCTGCTGGCACTTCAGCCGCTTCAACGATGAAACCTTTACCTCAGACCTCATGCAGAAGGCTCAGACTCTGCTGGAGCTCATGATGGCCAGTTCACAAGCCATCCAGCTGCCCAGCAATTTTGAGGTCAACACCAGCAGCTGTAGGTTCCACCGGGAGAAGGTCCAGACTCTGTTCTGCTCTGTGAAGCAGATGGAGGGCTCGCCGCAGGCACTGAAACACCTGTGCAGGGTGTTCATCCGGCAGCGCCTCAAACCGTGGCCTGTGGGTGACAAAATCAAAGCTCTGCCTCTCCCAGACAGGCTCAAGTGGTACCTGCTCATTGACCACACTGCTGCTGGCCACGAGGACCTGTGA
- the NTMT1 gene encoding N-terminal Xaa-Pro-Lys N-methyltransferase 1: MTSEVVENEFEFYSKAEKYWKDVPATVDGMLGGYGHISSIDINSSRKFLQRFLRDGPNRTGTTRALDCGAGIGRITKRLLLPLFKTVDMVDVTEDFLTKAKSYLGEEGRRVRNYFCCGLQDFSPEPNSYDVIWIQWVIGHLTDNHLSDFLKRCRAGLRPNGIVVIKDNMAQEGVIMDDVDSSVCRDLDVVHKIIRRAGLHLLAEERQENFPDEIYHVYTFAMR, encoded by the exons ATGACCAGCGAGGTGGTGGAGAACGAGTTCGAGTTTTACTCCAAGGCAGAGAAGTACTGGAAGGATGTGCCCGCCACGGTGGATGGCATGCTGGGGGGCTACGGCCACATCTCCAGCATCGACATCAACAGCTCCAGGAAGTTCCTGCAGAGGTTTCTGCGG GATGGCCCCAACCGGACGGGGACAACCCGAGCTCTGGACTGCGGGGCTGGCATCGGCCGGATCACCaagcggctgctgctgcccctcttcAAGACAGTGGACATGGTGGATGTGACAGAGGACTTCCTCACCAAGGCCAAGAGCTACCTGGGCGAGGAGGGCAGGCGGGTGCGCAACTACTTCTGCTGCGGCCTCCAGGACTTCAGCCCTGAGCCCAACTCCTACGATGTCATCTGGATCCAGTGGGTCATCG GACATCTCACGGACAACCACCTCTCTGACTTCCTGAAACGCTGCCGTGCCGGCCTGCGGCCCAACGGCATCGTGGTCATCAAGGACAACATGGCCCAGGAGGGTGTGATCATGGACGATGTGGACAGCAGCGTCTGCAGGGACCTGGACGTGGTCCATAAGATCATccgcagagctgggctgcaccTCCTGGCTGAGGAGCGCCAGGAGAACTTTCCTGATGAGATCTACCACGTGTACACCTTTGCCATGAGATGA